The genome window GTTTAAAGTGCAGGAATGCCACGTCTTTATTTCCTAATTTTTCCACTGCTTCTCGAATAGGCCAGTAAGTTGATCCCCAGCCAATTACCAGGAGCTTGAACTTTTGCTCTTTTTTCAAATTAGGATGACCACTATAGAATAATTCCGGTTTAAATACATCTTCCAGTATTTTATCCATTTTATTCATCCGTTTTTCAACCATAGCCGTTCTGATATCCAGATTTTCAGTGATATGCCCCTCTTCGGTGTGTTCGTCAGAATCAACAATGGCCAATCCAGTACCATGGCCAGGAACGGTACGGGGTGATATGCCGTTTTCAGTGAGTGCATATCTAAGATACTCTGGAGAACTTTCTACCAGGTAGTCTTCCACTTCTAGATTATCCACATCCAAAGAGGGTACATTATAATAAATATCGGCAAAGTACTGGTCAGTTAAAATAAACACCGGTATCTGGTATTTATCAGCCATATTAAATGCCCAGTGGCCCACTTCTAGAGCATCTTCAAAGTTTCCCGGGGCATAAATAATTCGGGGAAATTCGCCAGGGCTGGAATAAAGGGCCAAATCCAGATCTTCCTGGGCAGTACGGGTGGGAAGTCCCACGGCAGGGCCGGGTCTTTGTGCCAGATAAATAACTATAGGAGTTTCAATCATTCCAGATAAGCCCACGGCTTCACTCATGAGGGCAAATCCACTTCCTGAGGTGGCCACTATTGACCGGGCCCCAGCATAAGAAGCACCTAATCCCATATTAATAGCAGCAATCTCATCTTCAGCCTGTTCAAAGATCATGTCAAAATCATGTGCATTTTCAGCAATAAAAACCTGCAGAGGACTGGAAGGAGTCATAGGATAAGAAGACATGAATTTACATCCTCCAGAGATACATCCCAGGCCAACTGCTTCGGTTCCATTTATTAAAAGTTCATCTCTCGTCTGAAGAGTCTTGGAAATATTAATAGAGATTTTTTTTGAATCTAATATGCTTTGTCCCATTACATAACCAGCATTTCCAGCTTTCAAATCATTATCTAATATTTTCTCACCCTTGCGAGCAAACATAGCCGTGATACACTCATCAAAGGCCTCTTTTTCAATTCCCAGTATGCAGGATAGGGCCCCTGCAGCAATTACATTGGAGTAGATGGGACCTCCCAGCTCCCGAGCCTTTTCTAGAAAAGGAACCTTGATTAAATTGTATTTACTACTATCCAGTTCTTTTAAAATACTATCATCGCATATAATCACCGTATCTGGTGATATTCTATTTTCCAGGTGTTTCACAGATTCTTCACTCAAGGCCACCAGGATATCAATCCTATCTACATATGATCTAACTCTTTTGGATGAAGCACGTATCTGGGTGGAGTTTTGCCCCCCTCTAACGCGTGACATATATTCTTTAGTAGAGAATACGTGATAAGCTCCGGCTTTAATGGCCTTAACCATGATGCTTTCTACGGTTTGAATTCCCTGCCCTGCTTCCCCACAGAGAACAATAGAAACGTCTTCATCAATTTTTAAATTAGACATTAGTTCACCTTTTTCCCTTTTTTAATCAATTAAAATGATTTTAATATCAATTTTACTTATTAAATCAATAATAACGATTTAAACAACTGTTTTGTTTTAAAAAAATCCACAGCTTTTTAATCCCCGTTTTTTTAGATATTGCTGGTGATAATCTTCAGCTATATAAAATGTCTTTGCGGGCTCAATAGAGGTTACTATTTTTTTCCCAAATTCACCAGTGGATTGCATTTTTTCTTTGGATTCTTCAGCGTCTATTTTTTGTTGAGAATTTTGATAAAAAATAACTGATCGATACTGTTCCCCCATATCAGGGCCCTGTCTATTTATGGTGGTGGGGTCGTGACTGACCCAGAAGATGTCCAGTAAATCCTGGTAGGAAATTTCCTGGGGATTAAAAAGAACTTCTACTACCTCTACATGATGAGTATTCTTCTGACAAACATCTTCATAGGTGGGATTTTCGGTTATTCCACCCATATACCCCACTGCCGTTGATTTTACTCCATTCAATTTCCTGAAAGTTTCTTCAACTCCCCAGAAACATCCCGCTCCAAAAGTAGCTCTTTCCAGATTTTCTCCTGGCTCAACTTCAGATTTTAAATCTTTCATTATTATTAGCCCCCTTTTCAAAATTTTTCTTACATTAATTACAAATTAATTAGATATTAAAATTCCAATATTACTATTATGTTGGTTAAGGTACAAATTTTTTGAGGAAAAATATTTTTTGAAAATGAAATAATATTACCTATTTTGTTAGTTCCGATTAGGGGTTATGATTAAAAATATATGGATTATTGAACATATAATTAATTAGAAAATAATTTTAAGATGTATATTCTGGTAGGGGCCTTATAATCACTGGATTAAGTTGAAAGTATTTAAGAGGGATATCTATGGAAAAATGTAGTGTGCAGGGACAACTGGTGGATGATAGAGAAAATCCCATCTATGGCGTACAGGTAAAGGCTATTGCTGATTATTCTTCAACTTTTGCAGAGGACCCTGCACTGGGAGATACCCTAACTGATAAAAATGGTAAATTCGAAATCAGTTTCCCTTTAAACCCTGAATTCAAGGAAAATAAGAAAAATAAGATAAAAATAGAATTTCTCATAGATGAAGAGATGATAATGAATATTTCTAATGATATTAATTCTTCAAAATGCATTCCCAATGAAATTATTGACTTGGGTATTATAACCTTTAATAAGGGAAATATTGGAGTTAAAGGGCGAATTATAGATGAAAAAGGAAATCCTATAGTAGGATTACCCGTAATTGCTGAAGATGTTGATTATGGAAAGCTAGAATTAAATGCTCTGGACCTGATTGGGTCTAAGGTTAAATCTTTTATTAGAAATCAAAATATAATTCCTAATGAAGGAGTTTTAGGTAATTCTATGGATTTTATTAAGGATAAATTCCAAGTTTTACTCTTTTTTAGGGATGATTATTTAGGATCCTCAGTTACAGATGAACGTGGTTATTACCGCATTGTATATCCTCAGAAGAAATACAAAGAAATTCTGGACAAGGAACCCGACATAAGAATCATAGTTAAGGACAAATTGGGAGTATTTGAGCTTAGAGAGACTGAAGTTCACCAGAACATAAGCAATACTTTTGAAAATATAGAGGATATTATTATTAACCGGGCTGAGATTGAGGGATGGCAGGTTACCTTAAATACGGATTCCCCCTCCAGAGTTAGTTCCCATAATAATTTTGAGATATTGATTGATAATCATCAGGCCTGGGAAAAGGTGGTGGAAGTAGTAGATGAAGCAAAATCTTATCTTTATTTAACTCAGTTTGTATTTTACCCCGAATTCATCCCTAAGTTTTTTTCATCTGCAATTGATTCACCAAATCCCTCAAATTCATTAAATTCATCGGATTATAAAAGTGATGATACTTTAGCATATAAACTCCTGCAAGCTCAAAAACGGGGAGTTGATGTTAAAATTATTATAAATGAGAATCGAGTCGTCCCGGATAATTACGACGAGTTAATTGATTACTTTAAAGATAGTAATGTGGAGGTAAGAAGATACCCGGCCAAAGGACCTTATTCCATGCACGCCAAGGTTTTAGTTGCTGATGGAGAAAAAGCATTTATAATTGGATCACCATTCACCCAGAGTTACTGGGACACTAGTAAACACGATATTAACGAACCAAGGCGTCTGGAAAAGAATGAAGGCCCTTACCATGATGTTTCCACCTATTTTGAAGGCCCGGTAATTAATCACCTGGAAGAATTTTTCAGGGAACTGTGGAATTATCTATCCGACCTTCATTTTAATGGTGAAAATAAGATAACTGATAATAGATCTTTAAATAAGGAAATCATCCATGACAATACCTCCAAAAAATTACCTGATTTCAATCCACTTTTAAGAGTTGAAAACGAGTCTATACAAATAGTAAGATCTATCACTCCTCAATCTATAAGTGAAAAAGGAGAAACCGGGGTATTGGAGGCTTATCGAAAAGCTATAACTAATGCTGAAGATTACATTTATCTGGAAAACCAGTATTTTACCAATAAATACATCATAGGTGCTTTGAAAAAAGCGGTGGAGCTTAAACCCGACTTACAGATAATTTTATTATTAAACGAAGTTCCGGATGTTCCCACCTACCGCAGTTGGCAGCATTACGGTTTTGAATTTATGGGCCTGGATTTAGAAAAATTAATCATTGAACACCCTCAAATTGGAGTTTTTGCCAAGTGGTCCGGTAAATTCCAAAATGGAAAGAATAAACTTCGTAACTGTTACATTCACAGTAAAGTGGCCATTATAGATGATGTATGGGCCACCATAGGTACTTCTAATCTGGATGGTTCTTCTTTAAGTTTTTCCGAGGAGTTTGGAAGCAGTGAATTATCACAAAATCATCGTAACATGGAAATAAATGCGGTAATGTTTGATTTGGAATCTCCGCGCTCAGTTAAAATTGAAAACTTTAGAAAAATACTGTGGGGAGAGCACTTAGGAATGGATATTACTAATCTGGAAAAACCACAGGATGGATGGCTTGATTTATGGAAAGACAAAGGTTATCATAATATTAGACAGCTAGAAAATGAAGAGATTATTCTCCATGGAGGAATATTACCTTACAGTACTAAGAAAACTCCTAAAGAACAAATTAAAGATCTAGTGGAACAATACAGAAGAATAAAAGGAAGATTCAATCGTTAATTTAAATTAACATTGAATTATTTTACAGATGGGACACATTGGCCTGATTTTAATATTCTTTAATGGATAAATGACGGAATTTATGGTAATTACTTTCCTAGAGACTATTTAAGTTTTCATAGTGAAAATAATTAATAAAATTATAATATGTATTTTATGAGTTTGACCTATTATTCTAACTCATTTGGCTTTATTTACTCCTATTAATGCTCTTTTTAAAAATTAAACATCGTTAATTTGTTAAAATATTATGGTCATTAATATTATATATCTTGTTATACAAAAAAACTGTATAAAATACTTAAATATTCTGAATTATTTCAAACCACATTAAATTCGATTTTTTCAAATTTTCATACAAATTAATTAAAAAAGATATATGGCATTAAAACTTTTAATATCAAAAATTGTTAATATAATATAAATAAAATTTAAGTATATAATGGGAATTATTATATTATTAATAAAAATTTAATTAAGAAATTCTCCACTAATTATCTCATAAATAAATATATAATATTCAAAAATAAATAATTTTTAAACATTTAATTTGTTCAATATTTTAATTTTAGGTGTACTAATGAAAATAGCAGTTCTGGGTCTTGGTGTTGAAGGGAAAAAAGCTGTCAAATCTCTTAAAGTGAGAGATTACAGTGTTTATGCCAGCGACTTAAATAATGAAGTTTCTATGGATGATTTAAAAGAGATTTTAGACGAATCTGAATTTGATTTAGGTTTCCATGACATGGAAAAAATACAATCCGCCGATGCGGTGATTGTCAGCCCTGGTTTGTGGAAAAGTGATCTGGTCAATCAAATAAAGGATTCTAAAAAAACTCTCCCTGATGTTTTACAATCTCACAAATCCATATTTACCATAGGGGTTACTGGAACCAATGGCAAAACCACCACCACCTATATGATAAAGGAAATACTTGAAAAATCAGGTTTAAAGGTTCTGGTGGGTGGAAACGCCGGAGGAGGATTTGAAGGATACTCCGAAGTAGTCCTGCAATCCCATATGGAAGAATACGACGTGATTTTGGTGGAAATCTGTGATATGACTCTTGAATTTTGCGATCACTGTTTTGACATTGATATGGTAGTTCTAACCAACCTGGAACAAGACCACATGGACGTGCATGGCTCTTTAGATAATTATTACCGTAAAATCGATAAATTTCTGGAAGGCAAAAAGGCCATAATGAACAAAAATGATAAAAGCTTACAAAAACTCTCTAAATCCGCCCAATCATGTAATTTTTACGATGAATGCGAAAGTAAGATTCAAGTAGTGGGTAAATTCAATAAATTAAATGCTGGTGCAGCTCAGGCCACTGCCCGGGTCATGAATATTGATGAAAAAATAATAGAAAATGCTTTAGCTGAATTTGATGGAATTGAAGGCCGTATTAAATCTTATTATATAAATGAAAGTGAAATATTTGCGGGTAAAACAGATAATGCCCATGCCACTTCCGTGGTATTAGAAGAGAGGAAGTTCAAGGCAATTTTCCTGGGGACTCCTCGAAAAAATGAAACCTGGAGATTGGATATAATAGATGAAGCTTCTAAAACTCAGCCGGAGGTAATGGTTCTCTTTCCCGGCCTTGAAAATACAATAGATCAAGCACTAAATCGATTAAAATATCTTAATTTTAAAGGGAAAGTATTAACTATAACAGATTTAGATAAATTATTAGAAATAATTATGGAAATGACTCAAACTTATAAATATATATTTATTGGTGGAAATGGCCAGAATAAAATCCTGGAAATTCAAAAAAAGCTTGATGTGCTGGCTAAAGGTTGATTAACGTGATCAAGGATAAAAAAATTCTCGTAGTAGGGGCTGGGAACGCTGGACGCCCTGCAGCTAATCTTTTAAATTATTTAGGTAATTCAGTAAGAGTATCAGACAGTAAAGACTTCAATTCTCTTCCAAAAAAAGCCAAAAATAAGATTAAGGAACTGGAAAAGAAAGGAATTATATTTGAACTGGGAACTCACATATTTGACAGTGTCCTATGGGCCGATGCCATATTCGTATCTCCTAATATACCTGCTGACTCAGATATAAGAAAATTCATTGAAAATTCACGCTTAAAAAAGGATATTAAAGAAATAACAACTTCAGATATTGGGGAAATTCTTAATAATCTTATTAAATTGCCCATGATAGGTATAGCTGGTACGGATGGAAAAACAACCACTACCAATATGATAAATCAGGTCATGGAATCGGAATCCTTTAGAACACTTGTATTCTCCTCATTACAAGACTCACTGGTTATTGAAGGCCTGGTGGACATGGTAGTTAATGAAGAAAATCAAAGTAAGGATTTTGCTATTTTTGAATTACCACATGGAACCATACGCATGGCTCAGGGCTTAGAACTATGTGCTGGAATTGTTACAAACTTAACACCAGACCATATGGATGAATTTAAAAATTATGAGGAATATATTGACCGAAATTTTTCTATAAAAGACCTAATACATTCCCATGGAGTTTTAGTGGCCAATGGAAATGATCCCATTATTAGCCAGCGGTTGGATGAAATTAATACCAAATATATTTTATATGGATTAGGAACTCCCCAAACCGTAAAATTCAATGGAAAAACTTATTCTCCGGCGGACATTGATTTAGATATCCTAGCTAGCGATGTTAAACTTCGAGGACTTGATGGTTCTTCATTTAAGGTGATTAGCAATGCTATTCCCACGGCTATCTGTACCAATTGTGGTGAAATTCTCTGTAAATGTGGAAATTTCCAGAGAAAAATCATAAAACCTTTTAATATCAATATAAACCTCAATGTTCCAGGATTATTTAACATCGAAAATGCCATTTCTACTATGGCCACGGCACTGATCCTTGGCTTTGAATTGGATTACATTAAAAATAAATTAGAGTCTTTCCCGGGTGTTAAAGGACGCTTTGAAAAAATCGATAAGGTGAATGGGGTTAATATTTTCATGGACGCGGCCCACAATCCAGAAAGTATGGAAAAATTATTTGAAGGTCTTAAAGTTCCAGGACGTTTAATTGTAAGTCTGGATAATCCTGATACTCTCACTGTGCGAGATAAATTCAAAATAGGAACTATTCTAGGAAAAAATGCAGATGTAGTGATTGCCAGTGCTAAAAATGAAACCACAGAAATTATTGATATAGAAGCCGCCCAGGAAGTCGCTTCCGGATCCAAGGGTACTGAAACATATCTTACCGAAAATGTGGATAAATCAATTTCTAAAGCATTAGATATTGCCACTGAAGGAGATATAATACTCCATATAGGTCCTGGAGTGGTGAATGCCTACTCCAGTGTTAAAGATAATATTATTAATTCTATTAAAATTTTTAAAGAGTCCAATGGAAAAGTAGTGGTAATTGGTGGCTGTGGAACAGTGGGCAGTTTAATGGCCCGAGTTTTAAAGCACCACGGTGCGGATGTCACTATTTCTGATTCGGCTAATGATACTCCTCTAAGGGATGTTTTTATTTCAGAAGGAATTCACCTGGATTTAGGGGGACATAGTGACGCAGTTATAATGGAAGCAGAAACGATTGTGGTGGCCCCCAGCTTAATGGAAAACCACACGCTTCTAGAAAATATAAGATCCCTATCAGATGCACCAATTATCAGTGTGGATGAAATTTTAAGTTTCTTTAAAGTTGAAAAACCAGTGGTGGGTATCACCGGAACCAATGGAAAAACAACTACCACCCACATGCTAAAAAATATTCTCAAAGTGGCAGGTATGTCAGTTCCGGAACATTTCATGAATATGCAGGGAAACACAGAACTGATACCTGCTTTGCAATCCCGATTAAAAGGAGATGCGGCAGTGGTGGAAATAGGAACCTTTGGCCGGGCTGGTGAAATTAAAAATTCGGCCCTAAACTGTGAAGTTTCATTAGGTGTAATTACTAATATCTCCCGGGATCACCTGAGAGGGGATGATTTTAATGAATATATATCCTGTAAAAGAGAAATGGTCGATGCTGCAGATATTATCATATTAAATGCCGATGACCCATTGGTTGCTGATTTTGCAGAGGAAATTCATCCAGATAATGTGATTTTCTATGGAATTAAAGACATGGAAAGTGATGAAAACACTTTTCCAGAGGGAAGAGAATGTCCAGAATGTGAAAATATCTTAAAATATGATGAGCATTATTTAGGCCATTTAGGTGATTATAGATGCATGTGTGATTATAAGCGGCCCGAAATCGATGTTTATGCCACTAGTGTCACTGAAAACTCTTTTAAATTAAATATTGGTTCTAACACCTATAAGATACATCTTAAAACCGGTGGAACCTGTAATGTATATAATGCTCTGGCAGCGGCCTCAGCCGCCATGGTCATGGGTGTGGATTTTGATGATATTGTAAGTGGTATAGCACAATTTGAAGGTGTAAATGGTCGGTTTGAAAAGATATGTAATAATCCTGAAATTATTATTGATTATGCTCACAATCCCGCAGGTGTTAAAGCAGCCATACAAACCATTAAAACATCTTTGGAGTCGCGATTGATTGTTATAAATACTATATCCTCGGAAAGTGGTCGAGATGGGGATCGTGAGATAGCTCAAATTTTAAATAGTGCAGATATAATTATTCCCGCTTCATTTATGGCAAAGGAATCATCGAATATTATAAAACGAGATTTAATATTCACGGAATCCAGCAATGAACAAACTAAAATAGGAACCTTAGGGGCCAATAAAAAACAAGTTTATGAAGCTATAAATAAAGCACTGAAAGTTGTTAATGATAATGATATAATTTTAATTATTGGAGAAGGGGGAGTTAAGTATTCAAAAGAAATTTTGGAAGAAATCAGCATTTAAAGCATTTTTAAGCGTAATTGTAGTGGCCATAGTATTAGTTCCGGTGGGAATTTATATGGGAAATCTCAGTTCTCCCCAAAATCCGGAAGAAATATCCAGTATGGCTATGGGGGATACCGTAGTTAGCGGGATGGATGTGGTAGATGATAATAAAATAAGAAAAGTTCCTTTATTTAGTCAGCCCACTTATATTGTGGAATATGTTAAAGATTACCAGTTTGGTGATATAATAACTGCTCTTTTAACCGGTGTTGTAAAAACGCCTATTTCTCAGATTACCAGTGGTAGTATTACTCGATCTGGTTTGGCTGGAGACTTTAAAGGTCCAGGAATGATTGAAGTTAATAATGATAAATTAACAATTAAACTTCCAGAATCTTTTATATGGGGATTTAAATCAGCATACAAATTCGCGGTTAAAACGGATAATGGAATAAATATTGTTGAAAATAATAAGACTATCAAAACGGTTAATGTTGATAATATTAATAACGATACGGTTTCCCCTCAATATATTTCCTCCAAAGAATTAAAAGAATGGTACAATGATTCTGAAATTGGAGATAAGATAGCTATTGATTATGAACTTTCTAACTTTAGTGATGGTCGAAATAAGGTAGCCCCTTCAAAAATAAAACAACTATTTGGTGAATCCACGGTGGAATATATGGAAAATTACCCGGCGGGCAATCCGGTAATGGTTTACATGGCCAATTATAAAGAAGTTGATGCTGCAAGTTCAGTAAGCTACTTAGGATCCTATCCGGAGTACGGTGATGACAAAAGAGCATTTAATGCACGCGCATTTTCTGAAGCATGGAATGGTACTATTATTCCACCAAATACCATATCCTCGGGAAAAGAAAATGTACAATTCACTTCATCCAGAGACCCGGAAGCTCCGGGAGGATATGCATCACATGGTTCCTGCCCACCAGCCAGGGCCCTGCGTGCTATTGCCAATGGTGCTGGATTCCCACTACCTCGAGGAATGACCTGGGAACACGACGCGGTCCTATTCGGATTTAATCCAGCTACAGGTATTAAAGTTGATAATACTGGTAATTCTACGGTTAAAATCCTTATGTGGACCACGGGATCAAATGCCAATACCAAAATATATGCCCAACTGGTTAAATTAGTTCCTAACTAATTTAATTATATTTTTTTTATATTTATGGTGATGTTTTTCATGATCTTCTCAGGGTTTTCTGGTGGTGTTTAATGTGGATTTTTTAGTTTCTGCTATTATAACTGCTGCTGGAAAAAATACCAGGATGCGTGAGGATCAGAATAAAAAAGATCTCCTCATTAAAAATAAACTTCTTTTAGATATCCAGGAAAAACCTGTTATTTTACATACTCTTCAAAGAGCCCTGGATTCTGGTGTGGATGACTGCATTATTGTTCTGGGCCACTTTAAGGATGATATTTTAGCTTTTTTAAATGAATACGGCTTAGTTGATGATACTAAAATAAAAATTGTTGAAAATAATCCCTTTGATGTTCCCCTATCTCAATCACTTTTAAACGGAGTGAAAAACTCAAAAGGAGATATATGTCTTTGTGTGGCGGGTGATCAACCTACGGTAACCACTAAAACATTTTCTAAACTTGTTAATAAGGTTAAATCATTTGAAAATCCAGAAAATATGGTTTGCATACTATCCCGAGGAGAAACAGGTTTCATTGACTCTGCTGAAGGATTGGGAATGCCATTTGCCTGCCATAGAACTCTTTTAGAGAAGTATCTTCCAGATCATCCCGGTAATATTAATCCTATACTCCGGGACATGGTAAATGATGGTGTGATATTTTATGGCCTGGAATGTGAGAATGAATTAGAACTGGTTAATATAAACCGAATGGTGGATTATGAATTAATTTTAAGGGATTTTAAGGACTAGATTTTAATAAAATTGAATAATATTATATGTTAAATAATTCGGGTCAATATAAATAGGATAAAAAATATTATCCTATTTTCAACTATCATTAATGTGTTTCTATTTTTTCTAAAATAACCTCATAAGTAGGTTTATTTTCTTTATTGGTCCCTCTTTTGAAAGTTTGCCAAATTGGTTCCCATCCATGTTCAGAATGTTCTTTTAAGGTTGCGGTGAAAACAATTTCACCAATCGCAGTCAGAAATACATAATCTTTCATTTTAATCACTCCTATTAATATTAATTTGAAATTAAAATTTATTTATTTATTTCTTTATTTATAACTATTATCTGTAGTATTAGAAACGTTACTGGGTATGGATATTTTCATTTAATTTTTGTGCTAATCCTAATTATTAATTTAAATATTTATTATTTAACCATAATTATTTTTTTAAATTACAAAAGTAATCATTCTATCTCCATTAAAAATGATTTAACTTTTTAATATTCATCTTTCTATTTTTCCAGGTATACTCTCTTAACCAATAACTTTATATAATTAAACTTTAAAAGTAAAAAGTATAAGATTTTTAATATCTATAAAAGGGATTTTAAAAAAAAGTGTAAAATCATAGTAACTAACCATTTATTCAATTTAGATCTCTTTTTTTTAAAAAAGTAGCTTTTGAGTGTTAATTTTTAGGAGATGTATTTTTGAAATTAGTTTCGGAAAATAAAATAAAACCAATCCGATATTTTTTAATTATTATTTTGATATTATCTACAGAAATGATAGTCATGGTAGATACCGCAGATACCACTTCTTATAAACCCATGGCACCAGATAATAAATTCCTGCTTAAAGCAGATGAAATTACTATTAAATCTCATTTTAATCAGATTCATGAGAAAAAATTTTCCCTAAGCTCTATGAATTGCAGTACCAAATCCCATTTATTCGCATCATATCTTTTATCAATCGATGCTAAAAACGTTAAAATTATGGACATAAACCCTTTAAAAGGTGAATATGGGCATGAAGTAGTATCATGGGACAATCGTGTTTACGATGCTACTTCAGGTTATTACAATGTATCTAAAACAGAGTATTTGTCCTGGATTAAAACAAAAGGATTCGACGGATTAATTGTTGAAACCCCGTTTATTCCAAGTAATTTTTGATATTAAGTTTTTAAATCTAAAACAAGAATTTTTTTAATTATTTTTTGATGATATCTAGCTTAAGTTAAATAATATATAAAAAAATTGTAATTTTTTAGCTGCAATTTAGCATATTAATACCATATAGTGAGATTAAAATAAATTCATATTTAAATAGAAAGTTTTATTTAATTTATTTTTTTAATTATGTATTATATCACCTAAAATTAGGATAAAGGAAGAAATGATCATGGATATTATTGCATCTTTATGGGATTTTAACATTAGTTTATATTATTTAATCAATTTAAATATGCAAAATCCAGTTTTTAACTTTTTAATGCCTTTAATAACATTTTTTGGTAGGATTTTTGTTTGGGTGATTTTTTTCGTATTATTATTTATTTTTGGTGGAGTAAAAGGGAAAAAAACAGCTATTTTGGGATTTTTAATATTGCTCCTCACTACGGTAATAATAGTTTTAATAAAAAACATTGTAACGGAACCTAGACCATTTATTACCTTAGCCCAGGTGCATTTATTAGAAATCGTCAAAACAACTTCTTTTCCATCAGCACACAGTACTACATCTTTTGCGGTTTTAGTTTTACTAGGTAAAAAATATGGTTATATTTACTTATTC of Methanobacteriales archaeon HGW-Methanobacteriales-1 contains these proteins:
- a CDS encoding phosphatase PAP2 family protein; its protein translation is MIMDIIASLWDFNISLYYLINLNMQNPVFNFLMPLITFFGRIFVWVIFFVLLFIFGGVKGKKTAILGFLILLLTTVIIVLIKNIVTEPRPFITLAQVHLLEIVKTTSFPSAHSTTSFAVLVLLGKKYGYIYLFIAWATLIAFSRVYVGVHYPFDVIFGAILGTVCTLIILKYENQILQNKYLSKIIPSDNQE